A genomic window from Phoenix dactylifera cultivar Barhee BC4 chromosome 7, palm_55x_up_171113_PBpolish2nd_filt_p, whole genome shotgun sequence includes:
- the LOC103722610 gene encoding uncharacterized protein LOC103722610 isoform X1, translated as MDRNKNRTDLLAAGRKKLQQFRQKKDHKGVGSHVKSSNKVSEPGKDADTDDPAKVPEPDLEHTKVVVAHEPVEVSEPLPTSGVEADEEPVKVPEPDSSSAIVADEPTMVPEPAPTPAAAKVPEPEPEPRPTSAVDAVVRTADPLEPSVAVQEVGLPPVPFLGESDAGLQEDQRDSEEVPVDLPIDDGGSRSSIMVHDQKARNSGLEKCDGENSGIGMLMVEIGSDQAGESAVALALDTDRLEEVSAATEPSLGVEVVQKNDSLSAPTKERIEGEDGLTTSSESLEMRFLGIENGKEDHDTEKGGVKEEIVALESPLLGRPQDANGVSIPAETIQDMGTQISDDHMKISCAEENFEMLSQVTSTRSRSLQEYVDLLYPSYVASDTRREESSVLADARGKGSTDEERGTSRPYIGEVVGAESESVETLAEGGAVAPAGKVEVEGFKEDDLLFLPMLTDPVSSMRMWYMLKRVLQDGSFADELDSIRRHLYSTTVARDFLQMQLDEQTELTAEFYQQSSDEVSKLLGLVKEAQESKTMASEELARCRSELQTITVAKEELEIKFTSTREELGCLDTRASELQNKLEQAQKELALVSAELGNCRGLVEALQKENMNLNTSISSETDARKNLQEEKELLFSENMRLASELSEQKEMFLVELDKQKQLECNARETGACFDLLTEENLYLSCSLDIYKAKIKELDDVHIELPFQAQQAGDQENNSHVECIATANAVEDSWSSVRNSVGLQKVDEKDSGSSVVLGILMGQLEEAKSILQNLENSIQGMHSHSVSLSRSGGRAPAPGVSKLIQAFESKVHHADNASDEVPLTEAGQSDDLYTLTREQMGLLRDSLRQMELDVRKAEVHVMGEHREISQKYEMECEAQRHQSSILQTRIDGLVKKLSKYICRIDDLQNQLNKIQQGASDEEERLLNEVQLLQKEVNARVSAMQHERDSIRGVFEALEKLFPTAGLLTSDLASNKKERLLSEIQLLQKDATDRYSIKGMIFEALEKLNSSTGLIFPDNSDIGSYVVASVCAAIKLIESLHERLNAAHLNHETLHTSYVELDKQYNNVRGINELAIGLMLKMYKGLQKLCTHVGEHEMDVNAEEVLELLPKRHKVLIEYLQQLLDERVLFISENKELESGLLSKNEEIEELSKRCSALDKKLDDLCYAKDGLETILMSKNEVYDEVNRRCLAIAKKLDGHELNKDPNTFLGLAELNKVTGKPDNMENDLSKSLLPRLEALVAFHLRKYEEAIEQINLSKEYLQEVNIVPVVSSDNWSLPLVTLLKQEFIPKLWELQEKLDSLSALNLQQETENQILKEGLHMMEGALEASRSELYLKVSELEQSEQRLSSIREKLSIAVAKGKGLLVQREGLKRSLMEKSSELEKCSQELQSKEELLKEVEAKLKSYSEADRIEALESELSYIRHSATALRDSFLIKDSVLQRIEEVLEDLDLPEHFHSKDIVEKIELLSRMVAGNLPFPITEWDQRSFVGGSHSDADAWKDDAQASSNPGLDELKNKYEELQRKFYDLAEHNDMLEQSLMERNSLVQKWEEVLDRIDMPLQFRTLEPEDRIEWLGNALSEVQQERDALQLKIENLEDSSDMLIVDLEESHKKISELNAEIVAIKSDKDFFSESLEKLRFEYLGLSEKAVHDEIDRENLRKDLADLQEKLTGKVENRDWHDIEMGVRKLFDLVSDALPDSDRSEALAAGTVTERLEGLLRRLIDKYTNLASKKSVHKVSEKEYVLEEGNLSSDKNTSTNVPDDKEQELVNLRLKLEEACRNLVSVKEERDEAMEKCHSLMLEVEEISKQQNSLQEEKTVDMEKYQSVLLELEAISKQRDALQEQLAQDEQKSASVREKLNVAVRKGKALVQQRDSLKQTIEEMTVLMDHLKTEHNQQVEALESEKSLLMKQLAETEQSLHDSSQTVSKFLTALHGIDVGFEINVTDPVQRIEEIGRLGHDLHSAVVSSENEAKKSKRAAELLLAELNEVQERADMLQEELANAKATVRECFRQKDIAEAARIDALNRLEQFILVNSGERKKLVDNLLELKSGVVQLRNVCFEFSSLLANVFTRDLNLFCNLESFMESFEKQMNCANFVDLPALSSSCLLSSNPVNEEESYATDALSDLKMEEQFGDSSIAEHLAITGHSVFECLRQCDDLKRHIHKHSLSVDQQATHLQQIKETVQRKLAAQMECSESLKRDVTGLELMIKEKENQICSMSRNLSLLYEACSSSISEIGNRKAQIVENSLPSEEQALEKTGTVLKLPSYISKQEHADGYTYFFTDECIRSMADKLLSIVKGTSIINEMTEGNQRELKATILDLQRELQEKDIQMNRICEELVSQIRDAEAAKKRSSSDLDSAETKIHNLEKQVEMMEEDKKLLELRVHELDDLEASSNELHGKIKSLTDASTSKDQEIEALMQALDEEETQMEDLESRNKELENIVQEKNLALESLEASQAKAVAKLSTTVSKFDELHSLSESLLEEVENLQFQLQGQDSEISFLRQEVTRCTNDLLASQETYKKYSSEICELLKWFDMILSRFGLQHVAVDDQEFSQIRIYTDVLEKKILSVMAELDDLRVTVKSKDALLQIERARVEELSCKSEVLENSLREKETQIEVFQEGTHTGQLPIMNSPQSREIERMKNKVSSGAVVTHVRSGRKVNNDQIAIAIDTENDDNVLADEDDDKAHGFKSLTMSRFVPRATRPLADRIDGIWVSGERLLMRQPTLRLGFLIYWVALHALLASFI; from the exons ATGGACAGGAACAAGAACCGGACCGATCTCCTCGCCGCCGGCCGCAAAAAG CTCCAGCAATTTCGGCAAAAGAAGGACCACAAGGGCGTGGGTAGCCATGTGAAATCCTCGAACAAGGTGAGCGAGCCTGGGAAGGATGCCGATACCGATGATCCGGCAAAGGTTCCTGAGCCCGACTTGGAGCATACTAAAGTTGTTGTTGCGCATGAACCAGTGGAGGTGTCGGAGCCGTTGCCGACTTCAGGCGTTGAAGCTGATGAGGAGCCGGTAAAGGTGCCCGAGCCTGATTCCTCTTCGGCCATCGTTGCTGATGAGCCAACGATGGTGCCTGAGCCGGCGCCTACTCCAGCCGCGGCGAAGGTGCCtgagcccgagcctgagcctAGGCCTACTTCGGCTGTCGATGCTGTGGTGAGGACTGCTGATCCATTGGAGCCTTCAGTTGCGGTCCAAGAGGTGGGTTTGCCACCTGTGCCCTTTCTTGGAGAGAGCGATGCTGGACTTCAGGAAGATCAGAGAGATTCTGAAGAGGTTCCAGTTGACCTCCCCATTGATGATGGAGGTTCAAGATCTTCTATTATGGTACATGATCAG AAAGCTAGAAATTCGGGTTTGGAGAAATGTGATGGCGAGAACTCAGGCATTGGGATGTTGATGGTGGAGATCGGAAGCGACCAGGCTGGGGAAAGTGCTGTTGCTTTGGCTCTGGACACCGACAGGCTGGAGGAGGTTTCTGCTGCAACAGAACCCAGTTTGGGAGTTGAAGTGGTTCAAAAGAATGACAGTTTGTCCGCTCCAACTAAAGAAAGAATCGAGGGAGAAGATGGTCTGACGACATCTAGTGAGAGCTTGGAAATGAGATTCTTGGGGATAGAGAATGGAAAGGAGGATCATGATACAGAGAAAGGTGGGGTGAAGGAAGAAATCGTTGCCCTTGAAAGTCCACTACTTGGGAGGCCTCAAGATGCAAATGGGGTTTCCATTCCTGCTGAAACAATTCAAGATATGGGAACACAAATTTCTGATGACCATATGAAGATTTCTTGCGCagaagaaaattttgaaatgctaTCACAAGTTACTTCCACCAGGAGTAGGTCACTTCAAGAATATGTGGATTTGCTGTATCCATCGTATGTTGCTTCAGATACTAGAAGGGAAGAAAGTTCAGTATTAGCTGATGCCAGAGGAAAAGGAAGTACTGATGAGGAAAGAGGCACAAGTCGACCTTATATCGGAGAGGTTGTTGGTGCTGAGAGTGAATCAGTAGAGACACTTGCAGAAGGAGGGGCCGTTGCACCTGCGGGAAAGGTCGAGGTTGAGGGATTTAAAGAAGATGATCTTCTTTTCCTACCTATGTTGACAGATCCAGTTTCTTCAATGAGGATGTGGTATATGCTAAAAAGAGTTCTACAGGATGGTAGCTTTGCTGATGAATTGGATAGTATTAGAAGACATCTTTACTCAACAACTGTTGCAAGGGATTTTCTCCAGATGCAATTGGATGAACAGACTGAGTTGACTGCAGAGTTTTACCAGCAGTCTTCTGATGAAGTGTCCAAACTCTTGGGGTTAGTTAAAGAAGCTCAGGAAAGCAAGACAATGGCTAGCGAGGAGCTAGCTCGGTGTCGGTCTGAGCTCCAGACTATCACTGTTGCAAAGGAGGAACTTGAGATCAAGTTTACTTCCACAAGAGAGGAACTCGGGTGTCTTGATACCAGGGCCTCTGAGTTGCAGAACaaactggaacaagcacaaaaaGAGTTAGCACTTGTTTCAGCGGAGTTAGGTAACTGCAGGGGTTTAGTGGAAGctttacaaaaggaaaatatgaACTTAAATACAAGCATCAGTTCAGAAACAGATGCAAGGAAAAACCTCCAGGAGGAGAAAGAGCTCTTGTTTAGTGAGAATATGAGACTTGCTTCGGAGTTGTCAGAACAAAAAGAGATGTTCCTTGTTGAACTTGATAAGCAAAAGCAACTTGAGTGCAACGCCAGGGAAACAGGGGCATGCTTTGACCTACTTACTGAGGAAAACCTTTATCTGTCCTGCAGTTTGGATATATACAAAGCTAAGATAAAGGAGCTTGATGATGTGCATATTGAGTTGCCCTTTCAAGCCCAACAAGCTGGAGATCAAGAAAACAATTCTCATGTGGAATGCATAGCTACTGCTAATGCAGTTGAAGATTCATGGAGCAGTGTGAGGAATTCAGTAGGGCTTCAGAAGGTTGATGAGAAAGACTCCGGCAGTTCTGTTGTACTGGGAATTCTGATGGGGCAATTGGAAGAGGCCAAAAGTATCTTACAGAATCTTGAAAATTCGATTCAAGGGATGCATTCCCATTCTGTTTCCTTAAGTAGGTCAGGTGGCAGAGCCCCGGCACCTGGTGTATCGAAACTTATTCAAGCCTTTGAGTCGAAAGTGCATCATGCTGACAATGCATCGGATGAGGTGCCTTTGACTGAGGCAGGGCAATCAGATGATTTATATACATTAACAAGAGAACAGATGGGCCTCCTTAGAGATTCATTAAGGCAGATGGAATTGGATGTCAGAAAGGCTGAAGTACATGTAATGGGAGAACACAGGGAAATATCTCAAAAGTATGAGATGGAGTGTGAAGCCCAAAGGCACCAAAGTAGCATTCTTCAGACAAGGATTGATGGGCTTGTTAAAAAGCTTTCCAAATATATATGCAGAATAGATGATCTACAGAACCAGTTAAATAAAATTCAGCAAGGTGCTAGTGATGAGGAAGAGAGGCTTTTAAATGAAGTACAGTTGTTGCAGAAGGAAGTGAATGCCAGGGTGTCTGCCATGCAGCATGAAAGGGACTCTATTAGAGGTGTTTTTGAAGCACTTGAAAAGCTTTTCCCAACTGCCGGACTGCTAACCTCCGATCTTGCAAGCAATAAGAAAGAGAGGCTCTTAAGCGAGATACAGTTGTTGCAGAAGGATGCAACCGACAGGTATTCTATTAAAGGCATGATTTTTGAGGCACTTGAAAAACTTAACTCATCAACTGGACTGATTTTCCCGGATAACTCAGACATTGGCTCCTATGTCGTGGCTTCAGTTTGTGCCGCCATAAAACTAATCGAGAGCCTGCATGAGAGACTAAATGCTGCTCATCTAAACCATGAGACACTTCATACTTCCTACGTGGAATTAGATAAACAGTATAACAATGTTCGAGGAATAAATGAGTTGGCAATTGGGCTGATGCTTAAAATGTACAAAGGCCTACAGAAGTTGTGTACACATGTTGGTGAACATGAGATGGATGTTAATGCTGAGGAAGTGCTAGAACTTCTACCTAAAAGACACAAAGTGCTTATTGAGTATTTGCAACAGTTGCTGGATGAGCGGGTTCTCTTCATATCTGAAAATAAGGAGCTAGAATCAGGGTTATTGAGCAAAAATGAAGAAATTGAGGAGCTGAGCAAGAGGTGTAGTGCATTGGATAAGAAGCTGGATGACCTGTGTTATGCCAAAGATGGGCTTGAAACAATTTTGATGAGTAAAAATGAAGTTTATGATGAAGTGAACAGAAGATGTCTTGCTATAGCCAAGAAGTTGGATGGCCATGAACTGAATAAGGATCCAAATACATTCCTTGGGCTGGCTGAACTTAACAAAGTTACTGGGAAGCCCGACAACATGGAGAATGACTTGAGCAAGTCTTTGTTACCGCGACTAGAGGCATTGGTTGCTTTCCATCTTCGGAAATATGAAGAGGCAATTGAGCAGATTAACTTGTCAAAGGAATACTTGCAGGAAGTTAACATTGTACCGGTTGTTTCATCTGACAACTGGTCCTTGCCTTTGGTTACATTGCTTAAGCAAGAGTTCATACCTAAGTTGTGGGAATTACAGGAAAAACTGGACTCCTTGAGTGCCTTAAATCTTCAACaggaaacagaaaatcaaatcctCAAGGAGGGTCTACATATGATGGAAGGAGCTCTCGAAGCATCTCGTTCTGAGTTGTATTTGAAAGTTTCTGAACTCGAGCAGTCAGAGCAGAGACTTTCCTCCATCAGGGAGAAGCTCAGTATTGCTGTTGCAAAAGGCAAAGGTTTACTTGTGCAGCGAGAAGGTCTTAAGCGGTCTCTGATGGAGAAGTCAAGTGAGCTTGAAAAGTGCTCGCAGGAATTACAATCAAAAGAAGAATTGCTCAAGGAAGTCGAGGCGAAGCTGAAGTCTTATTCAGAGGCAGATCGTATTGAAGCTCTAGAATCTGAACTCTCATACATCCGCCATTCTGCTACTGCATTGAGAGACTCCTTTCTCATTAAAGACTCTGTTCTTCAGAGGATTGAAGAAGTTCTGGAAGATTTGGATTTGCCAGAGCATTTCCATTCTAAAGATATAGTAGAGAAAATCGAACTGCTGTCCAGAATGGTTGCTGGAAATCTTCCTTTTCCTATAACTGAATGGGATCAAAGGAGTTTTGTTGGGGGCTCACATTCTGATGCAGATGCCTGGAAAGATGATGCACAGGCAAGTTCAAATCCTGGATTGGAtgagttaaaaaataaatatgaggaGCTTCAGAGAAAGTTTTATGATTTGGCTGAGCACAACGATATGCTGGAACAATCCCTAATGGAGAGGAATAGCCTTGTGCAGAAATGGGAAGAAGTTCTGGACAGAATTGATATGCCTCTGCAGTTCAGGACATTGGAGCCAGAAGATAGGATCGAATGGTTAGGGAATGCACTTTCTGAGGTCCAACAGGAAAGAGATGCATTGCAACTGAAGATTGAGAACCTTGAAGACTCTTCTGATATGCTTATAGTTGACTTGGAAGAGTCGCACAAAAAAATATCTGAACTCAATGCAGAGATTGTAGCTattaaatctgataaagatttCTTTTCAGAGAGCCTGGAAAAGCTCAGGTTTGAATATCTTGGACTCTCGGAGAAAGCTGTTCATGATGAAATTGACAGAGAGAATTTGCGAAAAGATCTAGCTGACTTGCAGGAGAAATTGACTGGGAAAGTTGAGAATAGGGATTGGCATGATATTGAAATGGGGGTAAGGAAACTATTTGATTTGGTTAGCGATGCATTGCCAGATAGTGATAGGTCTGAGGCTCTCGCTGCTGGTACTGTTACTGAACGTTTGGAAGGATTGTTGAGGAGGCTTATAGATAAATATACAAACCTAGCTTCAAAGAAATCTGTTCATAAAGTTAGTGAGAAGGAATATGTTTTAGAGGAAGGGAATTTGTCTTCTGATAAAAACACATCAACAAATGTTCCGGATGACAAGGAGCAGGAATTGGTGAATCTGAGGTTAAAGCTTGAAGAGGCTTGCCGTAATCTAGTTTCAGTTAAGGAGGAGAGGGATGAAGCCATGGAAAAGTGCCATTCTTTGATGTTGGAGGTTGAGGAAATAAGTAAACAGCAGAACTCATTACAGGAGGAGAAGACTGTTGACATGGAGAAGTATCAATCTGTGTTGCTGGAATTAGAGGCGATAAGTAAACAGAGGGATGCTTTACAAGAACAACTAGCTCAGGATGAGCAAAAGTCTGCCTCTGTGAGAGAGAAGCTAAATGTTGCTGTTAGAAAAGGGAAGGCATTGGTACAACAAAGGGATAGCCTGAAACAGACTATTGAAGAGATGACTGTTTTGATGGATCACTTGAAGACTGAGCATAACCAGCAGGTAGAAGCCCTGGAATCTGAGAAATCATTATTAATGAAACAATTGGCAGAGACGGAGCAGAGTTTGCACGATAGTAGCCAGACCGTTAGTAAATTTTTAACTGCTTTGCATGGCATTGATGTTGGTTTTGAAATCAATGTAACCGATCCTGTGCAGAGGATTGAAGAAATCGGGAGACTCGGTCATGATTTGCACTCAGCAGTAGTTTCTTCAGAGAATGAAGCAAAGAAATCTAAACGAGCAGCTGAGCTTCTTCTAGCTGAGTTGAATGAAGTTCAGGAGAGAGCTGACATGCTCCAGGAGGAACTGGCAAATGCAAAAGCGacagtcagagagtgttttagaCAGAAAGACATTGCAGAGGCTGCAAGAATTGATGCTCTTAATCGCCTAGAACAATTTATTTTGGTTAACTCCggggaaagaaagaaactagtaGACAATTTGCTGGAGTTAAAGTCGGGCGTTGTCCAACTAAGGAAtgtctgctttgaattttcAAGTCTCCTTGCTAATGTTTTTACCAGAGATTTGAACCTCTTCTGCAATTTGGAGAGCTTTATGGAATCTTTTGAGAAACAGATGAACTGTGCAAATTTTGTTGACCTACCTGCTCTTTCATCGAGCTGCCTGCTGTCAAGTAATCCAGTTAATGAG GAGGAGTCTTATGCCACTGATGCTCTTTCAGATCTTAAGATGGAAGAACAATTTGGTGACAGTTCAATAGCTGAACATCTTGCTATCACTGGTCATAGTGTGTTTGAATGTTTAAGGCAATGCGATGATTTGAAAAGACATATTCACAAACACTCGTTGTCAGTTGACCAACAAGCCACGCACCTGCAGCAAATCAAAGAAACTGTACAAAGAAAACTAGCTGCTCAGATGGAATGTTCAGAATCTCTGAAGAGAGATGTAACTGGACTTGAGCTGATGATTAAGGAAAAGGAGAATCAGATTTGCTCAATGTCTAGAAATCTGTCCCTGCTTTATGAAGCATGTAGCAGTTCCATTTCTGAGATTGGGAATAGAAAAGCCCAAATAGTTGAAAATAGCCTACCTTCTGAGGAGCAGGCCTTAGAAAAAACTGGTACAGTCTTGAAATTGCCAAGTTACATCAGTAAGCAAGAGCATGCTGATGgatatacatatttttttacAGATGAGTGCATCAGATCAATGGCTGATAAGTTACTATCAATTGTCAAGGGAACAAGCATTATAAATGAGATGACAGAAGGCAACCAAAGGGAGCTGAAAGCCACCATACTAGATTTGCAGAGAGAACTACAGGAAAAGGATATCCAAATGAACAGAATCTGTGAAGAGCTTGTATCTCAAATAAGGGATGCTGAAGCTGCTAAAAAGAGATCCTCATCAGATCTTGATTCTGCGGAAACAAAAATTCATAATTTAGAGAAGCAGGTTGAAATGATGGAGGAGGATAAGAAATTATTAGAGCTAAGAGTACATGAGCTAGATGATTTGGAGGCTTCGTCAAATGAGCTACATGGGAAAATTAAATCTCTAACCGATGCATCAACTTCTAAAGATCAAG AAATTGAAGCCCTCATGCAAGCGCTTGATGAAGAAGAGACACAGATGGAGGACCTGGAAAGCAGGAACAAGGAACTGGAGAATATAGTTCAAGAAAAGAACCTAGCATTGGAGAGTCTTGAAGCTTCTCAGGCGAAGGCTGTGGCAAAGCTTTCAACAACTGTCAGCAAGTTTGATGAGTTGCACAGCCTGTCAGAGAGCCTTCTTGAAGAGGTGGAAAATCTTCAGTTCCAATTGCAAGGGCAGGATTCAGAAATCTCATTCTTGCGTCAGGAGGTAACTAGGTGCACCAATGACCTTCTGGCCTCACAGGAGACTTACAAGAAGTACTCATCTGAAATATGTGAGTTGTTAAAATGGTTTGATATGATATTATCACGTTTTGGGTTACAGCACGTGGCTGTTGATGATCAGGAGTTCAGTCAAATCCGTATTTACACTGATGTCctggaaaagaaaattttatctgTTATGGCTGAATTAGATGATCTACGGGTAACAGTTAAAAGCAAAGATGCTTTGTTACAAATTGAAAGGGCTAGAGTGGAAGAGTTATCATGTAAATCTGAAGTTCTTGAGAATTCTTTGCGTGAGAAGGAAACACAGATAGAGGTTTTTCAAGAAGGTACCCATACTGGTCAGCTTCCTATCATGAACTCCCCACAGTCTCGGGAGATAGAACGAATG AAAAACAAAGTAAGCTCAGGTGCAGTTGTTACGCATGTCCGCAGTGGGCGCAAGGTCAATAATGATCAAATAGCCATAGCTATAGATACAGAGAATGATGATAATGTATTAGCTGATGAGGACGATGATAAAG CACATGGCTTCAAGTCACTTACTATGTCTCGCTTTGTTCCAAGAGCTACTCGACCTCTAGCAGACAGGATTGATGGGATATG GGTGTCAGGGGAAAGACTGCTTATGAGACAACCTACCTTACGGCTTGGCTTTTTGATATATTGGGTTGCATTGCATGCATTACTGGCTAGTTTCATCTGA